In the Campylobacter lari genome, TTTTCCCTCACACAAACTAAGTTAGAATCTAAATAATCACTTCCATCATTATCCGTATGCCATGAAAAGCCAATTTGATCTAAGTAAGATTTTTCTAAAGGATTTACTTTTAAAAAATTCATTTTACACCCTTAAGAGCCAAAAGAACTAGAAGAACTCGAAGTAGCTTTAGAACCACCGCCAAAAAAGCCTGATTTTTTCGCACTTGAGCCTGAAGTGGCACTTGTGCTTGCTTTATTAAAACTATTTACACTTCTTTGGTAAGCACTTTGATTTGAAAATGCTCCCCTTTGTTGATTTGCAAAATTTTGATTATTAAAAAGCTTAGAGCCTATCCAACTACCAAGTATAGCACCAGCTGCACTTGCAAGCAATGTCTCACCTAAAGAAAGTCCTCCGCTGCTCATTTGAGCGTTATTTGGATTTGTTAAATTTGAAGTACCATTGTCTATTTTAGCAGCTTCTTCTTGGATTAGCTTATCCATTTCTTCTTTACTTAAAACTCTTTCAGTTCCATCAAGTTGTTTTAAAACCACCCTAGTTTCATCACTTGGAAATTGATCTTTGATTTTGTATTGATTTGGAGCAGTTTCTTCGATGATAACAAAAGCACCTTGAGTATTTGCTGCTTGGCTTAACGCATTATTAGAATCACTTGCATTGCTACTACATGCACTTAAAGCACCTGCGCTTATAGCAGCAATACCACTTATCATACTAAGCTTAAGTATAGTTTTAATGTGTTTCATAATCTTTCCTATAATTTAATAAGTTTAACTTAAATAAGATTTTAACAAAAAAAGTATTAATAAAAATTAATTGCTTTAATTTATCATAGTCATTAAATTACTACTTAAAATAGACATAGCAAAAACAAAAAATATAAAAGCACTTAAATAATCAATGAGTTTTAAATTCTTTTGATAAATTCTTACCATGAAAGGTTTTGAAAATAGTAAAGAAACTAAAGAAAAGTAAATTATAGTTTCTAAGATCAAAACAAAAATTAAAACTATCAACATCCACCGCATTTGGGTAAAATCAAAACTTGCAAAAACACTAGCAAAATAAAAAATAACTTTTGGATTAGATAAATTTGTAATCATCCCGCTTAAAAATGCAGATATGTGAGTTTTTTGAACTTTTATATTACCTATTTTTGCATTTTTGTAAATTCTATAAGCTAAATACAAAAGATAACAAGCCCCAAAACTTGATAAAGCAATCTGCAAAAATGGAAATTGATGAAAAATCACACTCAAACCAAGTATAGAAAATATAATCCACAAACTCATAGCCAAACTCACGCCCAAGCTAGCTTTTAAAGCACTTTTAATACCTTCTCTTAAAGCATAAGAACTTACTAAGAAAAAATCAGGTCCTGGTAAAATAAGTCCAAAAAAATGAATGATTAAAATCCAAAGAAACATAAGTAATCAATGAAGAAAAGCCGATTTCTCGGCTTTTTGGTATTAGAGTCTTGACTCGTAGCGTCTAAGCATATAAAGTCTTTTAAGCATTTTTTTGCGTGCTGAAATTTTTTGTTTTTTGCGAATTTCAGTCATAGGCTCAAAAAATCTTCTTGCGCGAACTTCAGTAACAACTAGATTTCTATCTACTTGTTTTTTGAATTTTCTATATGCTTCATCAAAAGACTCATTAGGATGTACCTTAATTCCTGGCACGACCCTCACCACCTTTCTTAAATAAAATTAAAAAAAGGATTATATCACAATTTCACTTGAAAATAAAATTTATTTTTGTAATAATTACATAAATAAAAATTAAACATAAATTCTTAATTAAGACAAAGTTTGGTTTAATTTTTCTAGTACTACAATTAAAAAAATATTTCTCAAGGAAAATAAAAATGAGTGCTTGTATTACCAACTATACTAAAAAAAGGTATATAGCTTATATCATTTCTATGATTATTTTCATAGCGTTACCTTTTGTCAAAATCAATGGAAATCATTTCTTTTTATTAAGTTTTGACCATAAAAAACTTAATTTATTTTTTATTGCTTTTGATACCCAAGAGCTTTATTTAATGCCTTTTGTTATCATGGGTATGTTTTTAACTATACTTTTTGTTACCACTCTAG is a window encoding:
- a CDS encoding UPF0323 family lipoprotein; this translates as MKHIKTILKLSMISGIAAISAGALSACSSNASDSNNALSQAANTQGAFVIIEETAPNQYKIKDQFPSDETRVVLKQLDGTERVLSKEEMDKLIQEEAAKIDNGTSNLTNPNNAQMSSGGLSLGETLLASAAGAILGSWIGSKLFNNQNFANQQRGAFSNQSAYQRSVNSFNKASTSATSGSSAKKSGFFGGGSKATSSSSSSFGS
- a CDS encoding LysE family transporter, which produces MFLWILIIHFFGLILPGPDFFLVSSYALREGIKSALKASLGVSLAMSLWIIFSILGLSVIFHQFPFLQIALSSFGACYLLYLAYRIYKNAKIGNIKVQKTHISAFLSGMITNLSNPKVIFYFASVFASFDFTQMRWMLIVLIFVLILETIIYFSLVSLLFSKPFMVRIYQKNLKLIDYLSAFIFFVFAMSILSSNLMTMIN
- the rpsU gene encoding 30S ribosomal protein S21, which gives rise to MPGIKVHPNESFDEAYRKFKKQVDRNLVVTEVRARRFFEPMTEIRKKQKISARKKMLKRLYMLRRYESRL